TCAAAAAGCCTCAACTTTATATTGGCTGGTTGATCCTATTGATAGTACGTCGGGATTTATTAAAAACCGTTTTTTTGCCTCTGCCGTATCCTTGATGTATGAGGATAGTCCTATACTTGCAGTTATGGCATGTCCGTGTGCAGATCGCCACACGTTCAAAATCTATTCGGCTGCTAAAAACTCTGGGGTTTCTTTATTTGGCACTGCAATTGAAACTCGGCAGTATTTAAAATCTGGAGAAACACTAACGGGGAAGTTTTGTGAAGCATCTCTAGCTGCACGTAACCAACAGCACCAGGCTACACGCTTATTAAGTCTCTCTTTACCGGGGCAACCCCAAGCTTGTCGAGTTGACAGTCAATACAAATACGCTATGGTCGCTGAAGGCGCTGTAGACTTTTTTATCCGCTACCCCTTTGCTATTTCTCAAGCAAGAGCGTGGGATCATGCTCCAGGAGCTTTTTTAGTAGAAGAGTCGGGAGGTGTAGTTTCTGATATTTTTGGGAATGCGCTCAATTACCGTCGTGAAGATTTCATTTTAGAAAATCATCCCATAATTCTAGCTTCCGGGAATGCGGAAATTCACAGGACTACGTTAGACGCCTTACAAGAACACTTAAATATTGTTTCTGAAGAAAACTTGCTAGCTTACTAAATGTAAGCTGTAAGTTTTTCTTCCACTATACTGTCTGATAAAATGACTGTATCTTGATCAGTATCTTCGCTTTTCTGATAAATTTCTTTAAGGATCAAAGGCAGTTGATTGACTTTTTGTAAGACTGTTTTGGGACAATAAGTTTTTCCAACAGCAAGAGCCACATTCAATAAGCCGCCGGCATTGGCTAGATAATCTGGGGCATACAATATTCCCTGAGCATGAAGCACAGCGCCTAAGGAAGGATGTTCTAATTGATTATTTGCGGCCCCTACAACAGCGCGACAACGCAAATTATAGACATTACTTCTATTAATCACTCCCCCGAATGCACATGGAACAAAAATATCACATTCTAGTGTGGGAAATGCATGTATAGGGACAACAGTAACTCCGTAGAATTTGGTTACTTCATCAAGAATAGAGGGATTCGCATCAGAAACATACAACTCGGCACCTGCAAAAAACAGCGAGTGTAAAAGCTTTCTACCGACAGCACCGAGACCTTGAATTCCGATCTTCCTTCCTGTCAAAGAAGAACTTCCCCATAACTGCTCTGCAGTTTCCTTGATGCATAAAAAGACGCCGTGGGCTGTATAAATTGAAGGATCCCCACTCACACTTTCTATACCGCATACCCAAGGAGTTTCCTGATGGATAATATTTATATCATTTACAGAGACTCCCATATCTTCTGCTGCAATATACTGTCCGCTGAGGGAATCTACTGCCTGACCAAAAGCTCTAAGTATATCTTCAGTAGGGCGTGTCATCCCTTGAGGAAGAATAATTACACTTTTTCCTCCACCGGTTCCTGTCCCACTAAGAACAGCCTTATATGTCATGCCTTTAGATAAACGCAAAACATCCGTCAAAGCAGCATCAAAAGAATCGTAACTAAAGGCGCGAACTCCGCCTAAGGCTGGACCCACTAGTGTCTGATGAATGGCAATTAACGCGTGTAGCTGAATATCTTCACAAGTCACTTCGATTACACGTTCGTAATCTTCTATATGCAAATCTTTAAACACCAGAGGATATTTCATAATCTTAAAGTAGAAGTATTTGTAATTATAACATGCAAGTATTGTATAGATTTAATTAAAAGTCAATTAACTAAACCCTCTCCCTTCTCTTAAAATTCCTCTCGTGTTACTCTAGATTACGCAGAAAAACTCGTGAATAAAAAAAAAGAGTATAATGAGAGTCGCTTATGTCTGAAAAACAATCTTTATCGATCATGCATCCTTGGCACGGTCCTATATTAACTCAAGATAACTATGAATCTCTATGTTGTTATATAGAAATTACGCCGCAGGATTCTGTAAAGTTTGAATTAGACAAAACTACAGGTTTATTGAAAGTAGATCGCCCTCAGAAATTTTCTAATTTCTGCCCTTGTTTATATGGATTATTACCTAGAACGTATTGTGGTGAACTTTCTGGGCAATATAGCGGAGAACAAAGTTTGAAAGCCGATATCCGTGGTGACGATGATCCCTTAGATGTTTGCGTGCTTACAGAAAAAAATATCACTCACGGCAACATCTTGCTTCAAGCACGTCCTATTGGTGGTCTGCGCATTATTGACTCTGGAGAAGCCGACGATAAAATTATCGCTGTTCTTGAAGACGATTTAGTCTTTTCAGAGATAAAAGATATCTCTGACTGTCCTTGTACTGTTCTTGATATGATTCAGCATTATTTTCTAACGTATAAAGCTACCCCAGAACACTTGATCAATGCAAAACCAGCAAAAATTGAAATTGTAGGGATTTACGGGAAGAAAGAAGCACAAAAGGTCATTCAACTAGCACACGAAGACTATTTGAATAAATTTGTTAGAGAGAAAACAACTATATAACTCATGTTTCTGGAGAGGAGGCTCCTCTCCTTACATTCTTCAACTTAGAAAGAGAAGAGATAGCTGTTGATAAACTTATCTGCTTCTACAGCAATCTCTTTAAGCTCAGGGAAGCTCAATAATCGTATACCTTCTTGAAAGCTTAACCATTGAGTGTCACAAATTTCATTCGGATCTGCATGTACATCCCCTTGAACTTCTGCTAAGAAGTAGGTGACTTCTTTACGAACAAATACCTCGTTATCATTAAAAGAATAGTGTTCTACAAGAACTTTTGGGAAAAAGTTGACTATACTCAAGCCAGTTTCTTCAACTAACTCTCTTTCTGCAGCCTCCTGAGGACCTTCTTTATCTTCAGAATGGCCTTTAGGGAATCCCCAATGCTTGCCTTGGGTATGGCAGATAAAACAAGCTTTTAGTGTACTTTTATCAGGAGTACCAAAAAACTTTATGGGAATAATACCAAAAGAGTATTCATACTTTGTCTTTATCATAATTAGGGTATATACCTCGAGAATAATATCGTTGAATTATGTCCACCAAAACCAAAAGAATTCGACATAGCGACATCTATATCCCAATCCTGGGCTTTATTTGCAACTACGTCAAAATCATCAATTTCCGTAATCGGGTTTTCTAAATTAATCGTAGGATGTAATTTCCCCGTTTGAATTGCTTGAATTGTCGCAACAGCTTCGACGCCCCCAGCAGCTCCTAGGCAATGCCCTATAAGTGACTTCGTGGAATTCATTCGCAGCTTCTTTACATGACTACCGAAAGCTTTTTTCAATGCTAAAACTTCCGATATATCCCCTAGAGGAGTTGATGTACCATGAGCGTTAATATAGTTTACGCGTTCTTTAGGAATACCAGAACTTTCTAAAGCCCCAAGAATACAGGAGGTGATCCCTTCTCCGTCATCTCTAGGAGCTGTAATATGAAAAGCGTCGCAAGTAGTATACGCACCGAGGATCTCTGCATATATAGGAGCTCCTCGCTTTAAAGCGTTTTCCAAGGTTTCCAAAACTAAGATTCCGGCTCCTTCACCAATGACAAACCCGTCCCTATCCCTATCCCAAGGACGAGAGGCTTCTTGAGGGGCATCATTCCTTTCTGATAAGGCACGATTAGCAATAAAACCTGCCAAGCCAACACGATTCACGGCAGCTTCGGTACCTCCACAAACTATAATATCCGCGCGTCCAGAAACCAGGTGCTGATACGCGGCATCTATACAATAGTTTGAAGTTGCGCAAGCTGTAGATATGGAATAGTTCGGTCCCATCAGCCCGAAATCCATAGCAATCAGGGCAGGAGCCATATTAGTGATAATGTAAGGTATGAAAAATGGAGAGAGTTTTTTATTACCAAGAATCAGGCGTTCCATACCATCGTCCAATGTCTGTAATCCTCCCATACCCGAACCGATGATCACACCGCAACGAAGAGGATCCGCTGGAAGATTATCTTTGTCCCATCTAGACATAGCAATAGCTTTCTTAGCTGCAACTACGGCGTAAGTAATAAAACAATCTACTCTTCGTGCTTGCTTTTTATCTAAATAGGGCTCGGGATTAAATTCGGGGATCCAACCAGCAAAACGCGTAGCATAATCTTCGCATGGGAAAGAAGTGATCGTACGAACACCGCTAACACCGGCAAGCAAATTATCATAAAAGGTGTCTATTTCGTTACCTAAACAAGAAACAACGCCCAATCCCGTGACAACTACACGTTTTTTACTCATAAAGTTATTCTACCCTGTTAAGAAGCTAGAAGCTTGGATGTAATAATGGAACCATCCTTCCAAAGCTCTTCCAATCGATACTGTTCTCTAATGGACGAGATGAACAAATGGATGACAATAAATCCGTAATCTATAACTACCCAGTCACCATGACTTAACCCCTCTACATGTAAAGGAGCCACATTATGTTCTTTCAATTCTTGTACAATCGTATCTGCCAAAGCTTTTACATGTACACCCACATGCCCTTCAGCAAAAATAAAGTAATCTGTGAGCTGAGAAATGGCACGAACATCTAAGATAACAGGATTATTGCCTTTTTTGTTATCAATAACTTTGGCAATTACTTTTAATAAATCAAAGCAAAATAATTCCATAGAAACTGGCACGAGAATACTCGATTATCTAAGATAAGGTCGAGCTTTTTTTCTTAGATTAAATAATATTCCAATAATACTTTCTCGCCATTTTTCTAAGTCTTCCTCTAGGTCGGACCACGGTTTTCTCCTCACCTAGAAGAAGAAAAGGCAAGTCAAGAATATGGTCTGAGAAAGTATGACTTCTCGCCCGTCCTATTTTTTTTAGATGGCTAAGTATTCTGGCTTTATTATCTCCAGTTAGGCATTGATTTGCAAGCGTTTGCCCTCTAGAAAATACTTGAAATTTCGAAGCATAACATATGTTGGCGCCTAACTTTTCCGCTATGGGTCTAACGATGAAATCTGGCGAGGAGGAAAAGATCATGACTTCCCCGAGAGGATCTTCTAAAGCTTCATAAAATTTTTCTAAAGCTGGTGTATAAAAATCTTTTTTTACTAGTGTCTGTGCAAAATTGCAGGCTGTAGCAGAAAGATCTTCAAATGCAACTGATGAAAATAATGAGGAGACTATCCGAGAATAAAACGAGGGTAAGTCTAAAAAAAAAATCGAAACCGAAGAAAATATAAAAAACAAGAAGGAAGGGTTTTATAAGAGAATAAGCGACGCTCTAGAGCGCATTTATAAAACCCTATACTGCTATTTCCTCGTAGCAACGTACCATCTAAGTCAAAAGCATATATACAAGATTGTCTCATGTTAACTGCTGAATTTGGCGCTTCAAGTCCAGGATACTTTGATCCAGTTCCTCTAAAGCACGTTTATCTTCTTCAACTAGAGCACTGTACTGCATAGCACGATCGAAATCTAGACCCGAAGATCCCAGAAGTTTCTTATCTTGCTCTAATTTATCTTTTAATTCCTTACGACGTTCTTGTCTTTGAGACAAAACTTGCCGCATATTTGTGAGTTTTTCACGAGAATCAGGAGAAGACAGCAGTTGTTCTTCAAAATATGCTGTTATATGCTGTAAAGTTAAATTCAATTGATTATCTAAAGAAATCCGTTCTGAAGCAGATAAGAAAGCTGCCTTAGTTAAAGATTCTTTCAACTCTTGCCACTCGGATCGTGTTTCTGAGTGAATATCCCCAGAAGTGCACTTTTCAGAGAACAGTTTGATCTTCTCAGTGAGCTCTTTTATAGCTTCTTGCCGGATTTGTTTATCTCTAGCTAATTGCTCTTGATATACCTGTTCGGCAGCCTCTTGTTTTTCTCTGAGCTTCTCAAACAAAACTTGCAGTTCTGTCTTCAAAGCCACAACATCGTCATGGATTAAGTCCAGAGACCGTATACGCTTTGCAGCGACATCTAAATCCTTGCGAATTCTAAAAAGATCACCGCCCTCTTCCAACACTTGAGCTATACCTGAAAGTTGCTCGCGAACATCTTTAGAGTTTTCAGCAGAAGCCACTCTTAGACGACTTTGCTCTTGGCGAATTTCTTTTTCTAAACCTTTGAGTTGATCCCAGCATTTACTGAGCTTCAAACGTGTATCAGAAAAGACAGTAGAAGATACAGCTAAGCATTTAGCCGCCTGCTGTAGATTTTTGATTTCCTTCCGTAAAAAAAAAACGGAACGCTTTAATGCGTCCTTATCTGCACGAGAAAAATATTTAGCAACAAAAGACTCCACATCTTCGGAAAAAGCGTCACTCACTTTCTCGATGAGTTCTTTTCTTTTCGGGAATACTTGATTGCCTAGAGAAGATAAATGTTGGAAAAATTTGCTTTTTAATCGCATACGCATGCCAACATTCATGAGCTCTTTACGCAAGTCAATGATTCTTGCTGAAAAGCTACTTAACCAAACTAATGAGGTATGTAACTCCTTATAAAAAGCCTTTCTTTTCTCTAACGTCTGGGTTTCTAAAAACACCGACTGCTCTTCTTGTACTGTTAGGGGATTTGTTCCTTCTAAGAAATTGGTGATATCTTGCTCTAGACAAGATATGGCCAACTCAATCTGTCCAACAACAAAAGTCCCCTCTTCATCTTGTAAGGATTTAATATGTCGTCCTTCTTTCGTTAAATCAATATAGCGCCGCCAAAATTCAGCCCGCTTACCAACGTTTTCTACTTGATGGAATAATGGAAGACAATGCTTTCGTATCGCCCAAAACAGCTTTAAATTTGCTCCTTGGTTGTTTCTTAAGGCTTGCTCCATTTTCTCTAGACTAAAAGTCACCTGCTCCTCTATCGATGAGAAAGCAGCTAACTCTTGAGTAAATATGGTAAAGGATTCATTAGTCATCGCGGCGTTAGAAATATCATCACTTTTGAATTTCAATTCCTCACTAGAAACCACTATAGAACCTTGTTTTGCTTCTGAAGAATAAAAGCTGTTGTCTGAAGTATCCATAATAACAACTTAGGGTGTAGGGCTTGACAAAGAAATAATGAATAGAAGATAAAGTTTGCCCCCGCACTACATTATCGTCAATCGTTTTTATGAACTTATTTACTAGAATTTCCTTTGACGAGGGATTGGAGTTATTTAGAACAAGTCCTTTAGAAAAACTACAGGAGGCTGCGAATATTTTACGCAAACAGCGCCATCCTGGTAATAAAGTCACGTATGTCCTAGACGCCAACCCGAACTACACCAACATTTGTAAAATTGATTGTACCTTCTGCGCGTTTTATAGAAAGCCTCACGCTTCTGACGCGTATCTCCTTTCTTTTGACAAATTTCGTTCTTTAATGCAACGATATATATCTATGGGAGTTAAAACTGTGCTTCTTCAAGGAGGGGTCCATCCGCAACTAGGGATAGACTATCTGGAAGAATTCGTACGGATCACGGTGCAAGAATTCCCCTCGATCCACCCCCATTTCTTCTCTGCAGTAGAAATTTCACATGCAGCCTCTGTATCCGGAATCAGTAACGAAGAGGCTTTAATGAGACTGTGGAATGCAGGGCAGAGGACGATTCCTGGAGGGGGTGCTGAAATTTTTTCCGAACGTGTGCGCAAGATTATATCGCCAAAAAAAATGGGGCCCGATGGGTGGATTAATTTCCACAAGCTTGCCCATCGTTTAGGGTTCTACTCTACAGCAACAATGATGTTTGGGCATATTGAAAACGCTCATGATATTCTCTTGCATCTGCAAGCTCTCAGGGACGCTCAGGACGAAACTCCTGGGTTTTATAGCTTCATTCCTTGGAGCTATAAGTCTGGAAATACCGCTTTAGGACGCAAGGTCCCTAATCAAGCCCCACCTGAGATGTATTATCGCATTCTCGCACTGGCTCGAATCTTCTTAGACAACTTTGAGCATATCGCGGCTTCATGGTTTGGAGAAGGTAAAGAACACGGAGCTCGTGGATTACATTATGGGGCCGATGATTTTGGAGGAACGATTATTGATGAGAGCGTGCATAAATGTGCGGGATGGACTTTAAAGAGTTCTGAAGAGGAAACTCGGACGATGATCGCTTCAGAAGGATTTATCCCTGTGGAGAGGAATACTTTCTATGAACCTATAGAAACGCCTTCTTATCAACCATGAAGAAAATAATCCTCTGCTATCTTTGCTGCTATCGTTTCTGCTGTTAATCCCAGGGTAGGCAATTCTCGAAATATAGGGTAACGTTTAAACCAGGTCCTTTGTTTTTTAGTATAATGGCAAGTATTGGTGATGAATTTTTGTTTAACAGCTTCATAAGATTCTGCGGGAGACCCCTGATCAATAAATTCGATCCATTCTCTATATCCTATAGCTCTTGATGCTGAGGAATTGTCTCTAATCCCCTGCTTGAGTAATCTATGCACCTCATCAATTAAGTCATCTTCGAGCATTCTTTGACAACGCAAGTGGATTGTGTCTCGCAGAAGTTCTTTAGGTGGTGATAAAAACCATCCTCGGCAATTATACTCCTGACATTCGCTAGCTTCCTTGGTCCATTTATGGTCGGAAACTTTTTTCCCTGTTAAATGGATAATTTCTAAAGCGCGGACGATTTTGTTTCTATCATTCTTAGTAATCGTACGCGCATATTCAGGATCTTTCAGGCAAAGATTTTCGTATAAAAGCGACAAGCCATGCTCCTGAATATACAGAGCTAATTTATCACGGAAATCGCAGTCGGGAGAAGGTCCTTGAGGAGGCCCTGAGAGAAAGGTATGAAAATAAAATCCGGTGCCGCCCACAAGAATAGGGACTTTATTTCTAGAGAGGATATTCTGACATGCCTGGATGGCCTGGTAATAAAAATCGACAGCATTAAAAAGTTCTTGGACATGGCATATATCGATCAGATAATGAGGAATGCGCTGTCTATCCTCCCAAGATACTTTTGCTGTGCCGATATCCATACCCCGATAGACTTGCATGGAATCAACAGATATAATTTCTCCATCAATCATAGGCGCTAGCCTTAAAGAAACATCCGTTTTCCCGGATCCTGTAGGTCCTGCAAGTAAAATCACCGTGCGCTTAAACAATTTTGCAAATGATTTTTGAGGATCTAAGCAGACATCACATCCTGTAGATGTCATGGCATTAGCATGGAATTCAGGAGCACGCATATGCACCAGGATTAAAACTTAGTGAAACATTCTTGTTCTGATTGGCAAACAGGCAGCAGTTGATCGACGCCTGCTATACGAATAACATCGGCTACCACATTAGAGACGCAACAAATACAAAGAAGACCCTGGCAAGCCTGTAAAGATTTAGACAATGAAAATACAAGGCGGATGCCTGCGCTACTCATGTAAGTCACGTATTGGAAGTTGAGTACAATTTTATGTTTACCTTCTGCAACTTTCTTATTTAGGAAGGCTTCTGCTTTGGGCACAGAAACAGCATCTAACGCCCCTTCTAAAGAGACAACAAGAACATCCCCATACTGTTTAGTTAACCAATCCATAAAAGCAACTCCAAATAGTATCTCGCAAATATTAACGATATTATTTACGATAAAAATAAAAAACAATGCGCACCCATGGTAAGAAGCTTTATAAAAATGCTTTTTTCTCCTGGACCAAGATATTCTCTGTCTTACGCATTCCTATGTATTTTCCTTAGCGTCCTCATTTTTATTCCTACCATGCATTGGCTTTTGTTTCCCGAGACTTTTTTATTTCCTATAACAAAAGCTCTTCCCATTAAAAATATTTTCCTTATTTCTCCATCGCCGTCTAGAATTCCTGAGGCTATCTTTTCAGAGACATTACAATTATCTGCAGATTATCCTACTTTCCTACATCAATTTGCAATTAAGCAAGCGGAGGCTACGTTAAAAGATCTAGGGATATTTTCTTCGGTATCGATAAAAAAAGTCCCAGACAACAAAGGCATCATTATCTTTTATGCTTTACACACCCCTATAGGCTATTTAGGTAACCAAACAAATACGTTAATCAACCATTCTGGGGAACGCTTCCCTTGCCAACCTTTTTTTAAAACGCAAAAACTTCCTAAGATTTTTTTCCCACAAAAAGATGTAGAATCTTCTATTTTACCTTCGTGGAAAATCGACATTGCCTCTCTTCTAATTGACGAACTCCGAGAAGATCCTCCTGTGGTTATTGATTTGTCTCTTACGGACATCTACCCTATGGAAATCACCGTTTCCTTATCTTCTGGAAATCTTCTAAGGTTTCAATACCATACGCTAGATGCAGGATTAAAAAATTATCACCTTGCTCAATATCATACTGTGATACAATCCAGAGACTGCCACATTTACGATTTAAGATTCCCCTCCTATCTATTATTAAGTAAGTTATGACCCCGATACTCATTTTGACTCAACTACCTTCTGAAGAAGAAGCCGAGCTTATCGCTCACACTTTAATCACTCAAAAATTAGCGGCTTGCGTCCATGTTTTCCCAAAAGGGAAATCTACGTACCTATGGGAAGGCCAGCTCTACATTTCTGAGGAATACCACATGCAAATCAAAACACTCTCTTCGCGATTTTCTGAGGTATCCAAAACCATTCGTTCTTTGTGTTCTTACGACGTTCCGGAAATCATTTTTATTAAAATTGATGGTGGCAATCCAGAATATTTACAGTGGTTATCTCTAGAAACTGCCCCACAAACATCTCAGGAAATGAATAAATCTTGACGTTTTTTCGAAATTCGGTATAATCTTTTCAGGAACTTTGAATGATGCATAAGTGCTTTATTCTTTTTTTCCACATCTCAATTTAATTTGGATTTTATGGAAGAGTTTGTAGCATATATCGTAAAGAATTTAGTTGCTGATCCTGAAGCTGTGGAAATTCGTTCTATTCAGGATGAGTCAGGTGAATCTATAAAGTTAGAGATACGTGTGGCTCCCGATGATATAGGGAAGATCATAGGTAGACGGGGAAATACAATACACGCATTAAGAACTATTCTTAGACGTGTGTGCGCGAGATTAAAAAAGAAGATACAAATTGACTTGATCCAGCCCGAGGGGATCAGAGAATCTGTTGACGAAAGTGAGGGTGTTTCCGGTAATTTCTGTCTGGATTCAAACAACTCTAGCGATTCAGAGATGGCCCATCAATGTTGTGGCCGAGGCAATTGCTGTTCAGCCGATGACGAAGATACAGAAGCATCTTCGGTTCATCACGAATGCAGTCATAATCACCATTCTGAATAATATTCACTACTTTTCTTCTTAATAAATAGAGTTTGGCAATAGCTAAAGACCCCTTTTCGGAGTTTTTAGCTCTTCGCAGTTACTAGACACTGCTTATTCAAGGTTCTGCCGACCTTTTTCTTCTGATCAAACTTATGTAGCCCTGATATAATCAATTGATGAATGACTTGTTCGAAAGTCCATCCTAAACGGACAAAATCATGAAGAAATGGACTTGCCTTTGTCATTCCTGGAATAGGGTTCATTTCAGAAAGCCAAAAATTTCCTTCATCATCTAAAAAGAAATCCACTCTACATGAACCTTGCCCTTGGATAACACGATACATTCGTTCTGTTAACTCCTTGACTCTTATTTTTAATTCTTCAGAGAGATCCAAATCGTATTGTATTTGCGCGCTAGTTCTACCATTTAATCCGTACTTATCTTCATAACTAATAAATCTTTTTTCACCACAACGTTCATGTGGTTCAGAAATATAGTAACAGCTACTAGAGTCTCCGAGACAAGACACTTCTATTTCACGAGATCCTAAACGACTTTCTTCAATAAAAATATCTGTATCATAGAGGAAGGCTTCGGATATTTTTGCTTTTAGTTCTTCTTCATTATGCACTTCAAAAACGCCGATACTTGATCCCAAATGTGCGGTTTTCACAAACATAGGGAAAGTAAAGGCCTCTGCAATCTTATGCATACATAACTCTGGCGTTCTTTTCCAGGCATGTAAAGTCAATGGCTGATAAGGAACTACGGGGACACCTACAGAAGCTGCAAGGCGTTTAGTCATAATCTTATCCATAGTGACTGAAGAAAAGAGCAAGGAGGGCCCGGCATAGGGCTGATTGATAATTTCTAAGAATCCTTGAAGCGTACCGTCTTCTCCAAAGGGGCCATGTAATATCGGAAGGATAAAATCTAAATGTATAAGAGCCTCTGTGATCTCTGAAGATAAGACATGATAACCTTTTCCTTCATAATCTTCGCATTCAATAGTCGAGACCTTGGACCATAATCCCTGACGATCGATAATAAAGTATTGTATATCGTAGTATTCGGGAGACAAATACCGAACGACATTTTTCGCAGACAATACGGAAATATCGTGTTCGCAAGACTTCCCTCCACAGACTACTCCAACGGAAAGTTTCTTAGGTTCAAAATCCTTTAAAGCGTTGCCTACAGCATAAATATTTCCTGCTCCTAAAGATATACAGATATCATGAACGCGTATTTCTTGTTGGAGATAGGGAAGA
Above is a genomic segment from Chlamydia abortus containing:
- a CDS encoding KH domain-containing protein, which encodes MEEFVAYIVKNLVADPEAVEIRSIQDESGESIKLEIRVAPDDIGKIIGRRGNTIHALRTILRRVCARLKKKIQIDLIQPEGIRESVDESEGVSGNFCLDSNNSSDSEMAHQCCGRGNCCSADDEDTEASSVHHECSHNHHSE
- the cutA gene encoding divalent-cation tolerance protein CutA — encoded protein: MTPILILTQLPSEEEAELIAHTLITQKLAACVHVFPKGKSTYLWEGQLYISEEYHMQIKTLSSRFSEVSKTIRSLCSYDVPEIIFIKIDGGNPEYLQWLSLETAPQTSQEMNKS